The nucleotide sequence TAGTTAGGTAAATGATTTTTCGAGTTCATAAGTATCTCTGCTTTATTAAgattatcactttttttctaccTGACTTGCACATCTActtatgtatattgtatattaCAAAAGTGAAAACTAAGCACAAGATTGAACAAAACATGTATGTACTTCATCGATATTATTatacaaaaattgatatcatcTCGATTATGCAAAATCAATTACTTCACaaagtaagtataagtaggacgagtacctacttatttcaataACAAGAAAACTTTTCAACCACATCcttgaaatattaaataatCAACAATAAGGCAAACTCCACTCGAGTCAACATCATACTATACTTCTCCTatattatgtattaaaaaacggtacgaaaattcgccaaaacttTGTAAGACTTCGTCGTCTTCTATACGAGAAGGACACGCCACGCCGAAACTGAAACAAATCAACTCCATCATCACTCGAATAACTCtcgataaaatttattttcagcgAGAATATCAACGGTGCCATTTTGACGGACGTTTATGCCaataaatttcaacatattGAAGTTATCATATATTCTAAAACTTTGCGCTTTGTTTTTCGCTCGTCTCAACGCCTCTTCAGCTGATATCTCATCCAGGCTACTTTCCAATACCGTAAGAACGTAGTCGTCCGAAAATAACGCCATTTCTCGCCCGTAAGTAACCAGTCTTTTAAAcctatcgaaaaaaatgatcaaaaaattgaccgaaTTATGAATCAGTTCTTCGTCCGGTTGAGCTATTCGGCCCGGAtctaataatattttataaaatttcgtcATCAGTAATTCCAAATTCGGGCAGTTGCTTTCGAAGTTTCGAGAAAAATCGTAGAATTCGGACGACATGAGAGAAAAGTACGTATGCAAAATATCCGACTGGACTTTGAAATCTTTATCGTAATACGCCAAAAGCTCGCCTTTCATGAGGGCTAAAATGGCCTCGCTTACGAACTGGAATTCGAGCCGGTCCCCAGTCGAAGAATTAGTAATGGTTAAGAAGCCAGTAGCGTATAAATATTTCATGGCAGATTTTACAAAAGGTCCGCAGGTCGATTCGTTCGTCGGAGGTGATTTCAGTATCCGGAAATCTAACCTGTCAAAATGCACGTCGCTGATATTAATATCCGGTAGGGTATAGCTTGAAACTAACCCACTGTACGCGTTACGAAACGATACAACGTCtagaaatttatggaaaaatgtCGCGTACGATCTCGGTACCAAACAAGAGCCCGAATTACAAGCCAATGTCAACGGATCGTACGATAATTGGGACGATTCGAGGTTCAAACGATAGCCCAATCTAACAGCTCGAATCATGCCACGAGCTAGTTCATTTATACCAATTTGCCGGAATATGTTTTCCGTTAAATTATCCTCGCAGCCGTAAAACGACGATAATTCGTTATGCCGGATACTGAATTCTTTTGAATTATTCAACGTCGGCATCAAAGAGCCTTGTTGCAATAAAATCGTTCCGGTTAGAATAGCTTTCTCGATGGAATTCGTCTCAATCAACGTACACGTTACCaagcctttgaaaaattcaataatcaaATCCTCGTCTTTAGTGCTGAAAAATTTATCGCTGAAAAGCGTATGGTTCAGAATACCGTCGTAATCGTCTACCAATAAAATCACCTTTTTTCCATAATTCTCGTACAGGGCTTCGCACAAAAACGCCAGACTATTTTGCACCTCTTGCAAGGTGCTCCTTTTGAAAGCGTGTTTTTTAAACGTCTCGATATTATTTTCAGCTCGTTCTTTCTGCTGCTGGGTACTTCTCGGGTTACTCGATATTTTACGAAATGCTCCCAACAGATGGTAGAATTCTTCGTAAAGCTTGcttatttttagtttcaattcGTCGACAACTTGGTCGAAAGTATCGCCTTTTGAGCAAGCGAAACTGATATAAACTACCGGATACTGGCCGAGATACtgattggtgaaattttcgtGACGAGTTGCGATCAACAAAGGTCGTTTCAGGAATTCCGTGTTCTTTTTTCTGTGTACGATTTCACCGAGTTTGAATAAACGATAATGAGTAGTTTGATCAAGCGGTTCGATGGTGTTACCGTCTACGTCGACTTGGATTTCGAAAAAGGCTTGTATCATGCCTAAATTCATGGTTTTACCGAATCCATTCGGCATCGTGATAATGAACACCTTGATGTCTTGGTCGAAGATCTCCTTGATTAGTAAGCTCCTGTCGAAGAAAATTACGCTTTGTTCGACTAAATGCTCGAAACTCAAAGCTTGAATGAATATTGGACTGGCTGGTTTCACAAACGGTTCTCTTATCGCTAATTCTGGTACTTCGATGGGAGCATCTTCGGCCTTATTGTAGCTGCAGCAGGTAGTTTCGTGATGGTATAGGAGCAAGTTGAATAGGAGTATGAAAAGTAACATGATGAATTTGAATCAATTCTTTACAATAAAAAAACTCGTCGTTTGTTTGAAAGCAATTAACACAGAAAATACCGGTCAGGTACCTAGATCAATACTTGTAAGTTTACTTTCCTCAATGATAAAAATACATGATGGTTAATTGAGATAATCATAGACTACTGATAATACCGatttgataattaattttttgaagtttcggGAAACCTCGGTTTCCAAGAGGAATATAATTGAGTGGATTATGATTTTCAAAGTGTATTTCACTCTCAAATCCAAATTCTTTATCCTAGCCAAAGTCGGAATTGATCAGAACGATAAgtatattttcaagttgaatacctcgaaagtaagtaaaaaattgatttttagcagCTGTACCTAACCAATTTTAAAGTGGTTAAAAGATAGATAttcgaaaatgataaaaactgaaactttacTACGGTCCCTATATTTTATACAATGTACATAAATAGGTATAcacggtaggtaggtaaggtaggtacggATACGATACCTACATaatcaagttcaaaaaacttCGGTAGAAAATTGGAGAATTCAGAGAATCGATTAGGCTAACTAAAGCTAACAACACAAGGGAACCTcggtttttggaaaaagcatggACGAAAAGCTCACAACTAAAATTGCGAGTaggtaaaatgaataatatgaCCATTATCAGAGATTTAACCatccaaatccgaatttcatcaAGGCCGGATTTAACAATTTCGCGCCCTTAGACAGTCGGAAATTTGCCCCTTCCATATTTTCCATCCCCAATTCGccggtaaattttcattttgaagaatgaGCCATTcataaaaacgcaattttttaatggaaaacgTATACTTAAATTTAAtacaaataagtaaaaaaaaaatcacaatttatcAATTATAAGTAACGAAGTGTTGAATTGAATTGTTGGgcgatttttaatcattttagttaaaataatcaattattttttaaatacctaccttgGAATGGATGgaaagtacagggtgcccagaaatatcgagcaccccaaagaaagtttttcattaaaaatataggttgacaacgtgaaatagatgcatatgattggtggaatgttatctctccagtccaacaaccaatcatgtgctatcattattatcattcactgtgaccaaccaaagtattttagtaggaaacgtttttaggggtgctcaatgtttctgggcaccctgtagtgaaaatttttttgagttttctcaACTTGCAAGGACATTTGCttgaatttagatttttatttaacCAGAAAAAAAGCTATTTTTGCTGGTaagttttcttagaatttttttctggaatctTTCGATAATCAGGATATTGAACTCACTAGCCAAACCCCATAGTTCAATACCATAGGACCAAATTGGTTTGAATAAACATTTGTATAATTAAGAtactgttttgttttgttggtTCAGCATATTAGTTCCAGGAAGCCAATAAAGCGATCTGAGTTTTATTTTATCGAGTTGAGTTCTCTTCTTCAGAATATGATCTCTTCATGTGAGATGGTTATTGAGGTGTAATCCCAGATATTAGACGATGTTTGTTCAAAGTATTTCATCGTTATTAAACATTGTGAGAGAGTTGTTTCGACTTTTCTTCTAGTAAAAAGGACTCAGCTTGGTTTTTTActattgattttgattctccAGGTTTGATACCATTCATTTATTGTGTTTaagttgttttgtaatttgtccaTTGCAACATCTGGATCAAAATCTTGTGTATGGTAACTGTAACATGTCGTCAGCAAATGTGGCGCCATTCTGATGTCACTCGTAAAAGGGATGTCATCTGTGTAAAGAAGATATAATATTGGGCTCAATATGCTTCCTTACAGTACTCCTGCTTGCATTGTTCTGAAGTCAGAGAAAGCATTGCCATATATGACTCTGAATTTTCTATCATTTAGATAGTGAGCTAGAAGATTGCATATTTAGTAGGTATATCTGCAAGATGGTTTACAAGTTTTATTAAGAGACCAGTATGCCATACGTGATCAAAAGCTTGACTTACATCAAGAAAAGCTGCAGTGTATAAAATTTTCTATCTTCAAgagagtttttaatttttttcacaagacaATGTACCTACTGAATAGTATTGTGTTTCAAAGGAAATCCAAATTGGTGGTTTATAATCAGCTTTCTCTTTTCCCGAATTGGTCATAGCCTTTGTAAAATTAGTATTTAGAAGATTTTAGATAGGATTGGCAATAAGCTGATAGGTCTGTACCAGAGCTCGAACCAGGACAGAGTAGTACCTACCTGGGTATAATCGTTACCGTATTTGGTTGAAGCAGTCCCGGGTTACCAGTTTGATGAAGACAAACCTGGGACTGGGACTATCCAGTCCCAAGTTGGCCTTTGACGACCTACACATCAGCCAtgactcatttcaattttagaatcaaaTGATGAGAATTTGTATGCGTGTGTGTGCATGAtgagaaatgaatgaatgaatgtaTTAAGTGACATAATACACTAGCGAGTTGACACTTGACAATAACCTGGGACCCAGGACTATGTACCTGGTTACCGGACCATATCTGTCGGCGAAAATAGAACTGAATACGAGTACTGGAATACAGTATTGTAATTGGTCCCAGTTTCGCCTGAGCCAGGACTGGGTATATTTGGTATTTGGACCAGTTCCAGCTCTGGTCTgtacaatgaggtttcatgttTTGGTTTTCCTGATTTATGGATGAGAATAACTTCAGCATATTTCCATTGGTTGGGATAGGATAGAATCCAGTTGTAAGTAGGCTATCAATGCTATCATGTTAAAAATTTGTGTGATATACCAAATCAGCCAAGGTCGAAatgctttgataatttttctgtcAACTTTGTCGTATCCAGGTGATttcttgttttcaattttgttaaacAATTCATCTAACTTTGTTGAGTgtgatttttggcattttagtGTTGTTTCATTCTGTAGCAGATATATTTGGTGGTGATCTACATATGGTGGATGAAgtttgaattgtttttcaagGTGGCCAGCAAAGATTTTGGCTGTTTCAGATGCCTTATGTGTCCATTCATAATTTTCTTGTCTCAAAGGTGGTGTCGCTTGTTTTGGTCCTTTTAGGTGTTTCGTTAATTTCCAAAGAGAATAATCTGTGTTGgcacaaaataaataaatttttgctgattgcaaaaaatcatgcataaattgaaaagttgatccatttttcgatttttgaaaaatttgatttctttcaaCACTACAATaagtcacaaaaaaatcaagttttaaactTTGGTCGAGCTGCtacattcaacaatttttcttctaacctttttctaatttttttttgacaaaatttgccaTCCTCTAAAATCTGCTGAAATTTGCTGCCCTGGGTACGTGCCAATGTTGCCCTTCGATAAATACTGTGGCTGCCTTTGATCCAAGTCGTTGTGGAATGTAGAGCTcaacataaatattttttataaaaaaaaatggctttaggaaccaaaaaagctcgaaagtcaccagaaaagtgacaaaacgtgatcaaaacattttaatgtagaaaaaaattacaaaagaaaaaaacagaagctaattcaaattattatagttcataaatttaaaaagttgaacaaaccttattttgaaattttttgataaaaaagcaagactttttatggtagtttctggcaaaaaggtgggaatttttgctatttgaaaattttaacaaaacaaaGGGcatttaggtacttaattttaggaaaaaagctacacttttggacaatttttggggaaaagtaagacttttgggAATTCTTGACAAAAGAACGacaatttttaacgtttttgttaaaaagcgagaattgttgacaatttttggcga is from Planococcus citri chromosome 1, ihPlaCitr1.1, whole genome shotgun sequence and encodes:
- the LOC135833333 gene encoding uncharacterized protein LOC135833333 — encoded protein: MLLFILLFNLLLYHHETTCCSYNKAEDAPIEVPELAIREPFVKPASPIFIQALSFEHLVEQSVIFFDRSLLIKEIFDQDIKVFIITMPNGFGKTMNLGMIQAFFEIQVDVDGNTIEPLDQTTHYRLFKLGEIVHRKKNTEFLKRPLLIATRHENFTNQYLGQYPVVYISFACSKGDTFDQVVDELKLKISKLYEEFYHLLGAFRKISSNPRSTQQQKERAENNIETFKKHAFKRSTLQEVQNSLAFLCEALYENYGKKVILLVDDYDGILNHTLFSDKFFSTKDEDLIIEFFKGLVTCTLIETNSIEKAILTGTILLQQGSLMPTLNNSKEFSIRHNELSSFYGCEDNLTENIFRQIGINELARGMIRAVRLGYRLNLESSQLSYDPLTLACNSGSCLVPRSYATFFHKFLDVVSFRNAYSGLVSSYTLPDINISDVHFDRLDFRILKSPPTNESTCGPFVKSAMKYLYATGFLTITNSSTGDRLEFQFVSEAILALMKGELLAYYDKDFKVQSDILHTYFSLMSSEFYDFSRNFESNCPNLELLMTKFYKILLDPGRIAQPDEELIHNSVNFLIIFFDRFKRLVTYGREMALFSDDYVLTVLESSLDEISAEEALRRAKNKAQSFRIYDNFNMLKFIGINVRQNGTVDILAENKFYRELFE